From the Panulirus ornatus isolate Po-2019 chromosome 46, ASM3632096v1, whole genome shotgun sequence genome, one window contains:
- the LOC139763242 gene encoding uncharacterized protein isoform X2 yields MQILRCLLMLVALAACGAQQQQDRRRLLFSTRNRSNLLSRRTTTTTAGPDDGVAPSTTASPPSQDDQKPSRGRHSFRRPGIRFGLRPGSGKGKAEEEKAEAVEPKVEETVVVNEPQPGQEYLAFVAAENASDRTPVDKPEPEILTKPITGQEFVAFKASDPSVEGAALTAEEEGTTLHTSQGEFPEAHPPADVGEGAPETPQVGHHTLESEIGSILLTPDETLPLLGGGEEEAAPATEASDADYDYVTETDAAAHPEEEGVTVAPEGMEKVTQEELGVETLMSLLSSLATKEVEGEGMPMEHHLDFLVGPDNETLLEGLGHEFEHLLDFEHHLEGEFYSDAIHANETESAAEPEAAAEPEPAAEPEPAAEPEPAAEPEPTQDSEHESVHEETTEAIEDATEVPAEAEVAVEATGAEEPNIEILNPGEKDQKNPPVNDLYGKYFDESDLDFGKGSSDQEKLLFPSETEQKTRSKIEIKEVNGQLYEYEYIYYYDDEYPLYDDQYTSVVDTDPALPELPEIPDTTLTTTTSTTTTTTTTPRPTTPSTTTTTTTTTEPSSSSSRTRGSSRSRSGSKSRSRTEESSAGHESSRSSHSSRTRGRHTQVEPQEENVIEESVRASARGRTFDSSRSSSRGRGSSRGRENFINGAAHGVTVEDEKLPGQTRFPPRTTGVTTPTPSHSREPLFEESARVGIDEQKQVPLIPDVTGAHGSRGDQSRGGRVLSAEVAAPELEEELTTDEPPTTTMSPTSISIASLYALSRVADAEDANETTTQVPEAYDYPTEIPLEYQDLYYDYYDENTTHDPSNLTEPVTEAGEPQAEPEPEPTTEEPTTSTTTSSSTTTTTTTTTTTTTTTEPTTTTTTTTTTAKPSGRNRFDRPRGPSRFAGRTSNRSRFQPQSSSTTEAPEEESNPRSSLTRPGTRFSNRNRFGSNRFRPHAGKDVEPAVRDSQATDVEAEAPGQDETIHRSTGGFRTRFSKPRVSSLRTRTNAKPEKVTEAPAPKTPAARPKPSFPRRGGFHSRVRGRGTTAAAEASTEPTVEDPVETPIGFGLSEAEGEAAVTTDGRTTLSTAAPTSPTASRGRRPLNRHRFGGLTRGRGSRPSANTNTEETPEETPSEDPKETRAEPSTPRRSSLLNRGRPKPSFGIRFRNRSNPRLRGNAQTEAPEEKSDAPVEDAHLAEGDEGQAGEEQPQDELAEVDPTAIVPEEEAAEDSSKKPDSPGRGGGGGGGGGGNRRGGFRNRFRNRPSVAQKPVKKQRVTTPAPAVRRGGISLFNRRNRKRGEQTTEAPVELDEADPTVAEADADAAFPDEFQAEGEAQAPAVEEAPLDAESPQEEAAEAPAETGPKAKRRNRFSFLSRRRNRS; encoded by the exons GTGCTTGCTCATGCTGGTGGCTCTGGCCGCATGCGGCGCCCAGCAGCAGCAAGACCGACGCCGCCTCCTCTTCAGCACCCGCAACCGGTCGAACCTCCTATCCCGccgcaccacgaccaccacagctgGCCCAGACGACGGcgtcgccccctccaccaccgcctccccgCCTTCCCAGGATGACCAGAAACCCTCCAGAGGTCGACACTCCTTCCGCAGGCCTGGCATAAGGTTCGGCCTTCGTCCAGGCTCAGGGAAGGGTAAGGCCGAAGAGGAGAAAGCCGAGGCCGTGGAGCCCAAGGTGGAGGAGACGGTCGTAGTCAACGAACCGCAGCCAGGCCAGGAGTACTTGGCCTTCGTCGCCGCCGAGAACGCCTCCGACAGGACCCCGGTCGACAAGCCAGAACCTGAGATCCTCACCAAACCCATCACCGGGCAGGAGTTTGTGGCGTTCAAGGCTTCCGATCCCTCCGTTGAGGGCGCTGCCCTCACGGCCGAGGAGGAGGGCACTACCCTCCACACGAGTCAGGGTGAGTTCCCAGAGGCACACCCTCCTGCGGATGTGGGAGAGGGCGCTCCTGAGACACCACAGGTAGGCCACCACACCTTGGAATCCGAGATTGGTAGCATCCTCCTCACCCCGGACGAAACACTGCCCctcctgggaggaggagaagaagaggcagCGCCGGCGACCGAAGCATCAGACGCCGACTACGATTACGTGACTGAAACGGACGCGGCGGCACACCCCGAGGAAGAAGGGGTCACCGTGGCACCCGAGGGCATGGAGAAGGTGACGCAGGAAGAGCTGGGGGTAGAGACCCTCATGTCTCTCTTGAGCAGCCTCGCTACCAAGGAAGTCGAGGGTGAGGGCATGCCCATGGAGCACCACCTGGATTTCCTGGTGGGACCTGACAATGAAACTCTGCTGGAAGGACTCGGACATGAGTTCGAACACCTCCTTGACTTCGAACACCACCTGGAGGGTGAGTTCTACTCCGACGCCATTCACGCAAACGAGACTGAGTCCGCCGCAGAACCTGAAGCTGCCGCAGAACCCGAACCTGCCGCTGAACCCGAACCTGCCGCAGAACCCGAACCTGCCGCAGAACCCGAACCCACCCAGGACTCTGAGCATGAATCTGTACACGAGGAGACCACCGAGGCCATAGAGGACGCCACGGAAGTCCCAGCCGAGGCTGAGGTTGCCGTGGAGGCTACCGGAGCGGAAGAACCCAACATAGAGATCCTCAATCCAGGCGAGAAGGACCAGAAGAACCCGCCTGTGAACGACCTCTACGGAAAGTACTTCGATGAGAGTGACCTGGACTTCGGGAAGGGTTCCAGCGACCAAGAGAAGCTCCTCTTCCCATCTGAGACGGAGCAGAAAACCAGAAGTAAGATTGAGATCAAGGAAGTCAATGGACAGCTGTACGAATACGAGTACATCTACTACTACGACGACGAATACCCTCTCTACGACGACCAGTACACCTCAGTCGTGGACACAGACCCTGCCCTGCCTGAGCTTCCTGAAATTcccgacaccaccctcaccacaacaacgagcaccaccaccaccaccacaacaacaccccgtcccaccacaccttccaccaccaccaccactaccacgacgaCTGAGCCCTCAAGTAGCTCCAGCAGGACCCGGGGAAGCAGCAGGTCACGAAGCGGCAGCAAGAGCAGAAGCAGGACGGAGGAGAGCAGTGCAGGACACGAGAGCAGCAGGTCTTCCCACAGCAGTAGGACGAGAGGCCGGCACACCCAGGTGGAGCCGCAGGAGGAGAACGTGATCGAGGAATCCGTGAGGGCTTCCGCGCGAGGTAGGACCTTCGATTCTAGCCGGAGCTCGTCCCGAGGAAGAGGCAGCTCCCGCGGCCGCGAGAACTTCATCAACGGCGCCGCCCACGGCGTCACGGTCGAGGACGAGAAGCTTCCTGGCCAAACCCGCTTCCCCCCGCGCACCACAGGCGTCACCACTCCAACGCCCTCGCACTCCCGCGAGCCGCTCTTCGAGGAGTCCGCCCGCGTGGGAATCGACGAGCAGAAACAGGTGCCCCTCATTCCCGATGTTACGGGCGCTCACGGCTCCCGCGGAGACCAGAGCAGAGGCGGCCGCGTGCTGAGCGCCGAGGTCGCCGCGCCGGAACTGGAGGAGGAACTGACCACCGACgaaccgcccaccaccaccatgtctcCCACCTCGATCTCCATCGCCAGCCTGTACGCCCTCTCCCGCGTTGCCGATGCCGAGGACGCGAACGAGACCACCACGCAGGTGCCCGAGGCCTACGATTATCCCACGGAAATTCCGCTGGAATACCAGGACTTGTATTACGATTATTATGACGAGAacaccacacacgacccctcCAACCTCACCGAACCTGTCACCGAGGCAGGCGAGCCCCAGGCTGAACCCGAACCCGAACCCACTACGGAGGAGCcgactacctctaccaccacctcctcctcgacaaccacgactactaccactaccaccaccaccactaccaccacagagcccaccactactactaccactacaaccaccaccgccaAGCCATCGGGTCGCAATCGGTTCGACAGACCTCGCGGTCCCTCACGGTTTGCTGGGCGCACCAGTAACAGGAGCCGATTCCAACCACAGAGCTCGTCGACCACAGAAGCGCCTGAAGAGGAATCGAACCCCCGGTCAAGTCTCACCAGGCCCGGAACCCGTTTCAGCAACAGGAATCGTTTCGGAAGCAACCGATTCAGGCCCCATGCGGGGAAGGACGTCGAGCCAGCAGTGAGGGACAGTCAGGCGACAGATGTAGAAGCAGAGGCCCCTGGTCAGGATGAAACCATCCACAGGAGCACTGGCGGCTTCAGGACCAGGTTTAGCAAGCCTCGTGTATCCTCCCTAAGAACTCGAACGAACGCAAAGCCCGAGAAAGTGACCGAAGCGCCGGCGCCGAAGACGCCAGCGGCGCGACCCAAGCCCAGCTTCCCCCGAAGAGGCGGTTTCCACAGTAGGGTCAGAGGCCGCGGGACCACGGCAGCAGCGGAAGCCAGCACCGAACCCACTGTAGAGGATCCTGTCGAAACTCCTATAGGATTTGGACTGAGTGAGGCCGAGGGTGAAGCAGCGGTGACTACGGATGGCCGTACGACGCTGAGCACCGCCGCCCCGACGAGCCCCACGGCGTCGCGTGGCCGAAGGCCCTTGAACAGACACCGGTTCGGAGGCCTGACGAGAGGGAGAGGTTCACGCCCATCCGCCAACACCAATACAGAGGAAACTCCTGAAGAGACCCCTAGTGAGGACCCTAAGGAGACCCGTGCCGAACCCTCCACTCCGAGACGTTCGTCTCTCCTGAATCGAGGTCGCCCTAAACCTTCCTTCGGCATACGCTTCAGGAACCGCTCCAACCCAAGACTTCGCGGGAACGCTCAGACTGAAGCGCCTGAAGAGAAATCGGACGCCCCCGTTGAAGACGCCCATTTGGCGGAAGgcgacgagggtcaggctggagaggaacaGCCACAAGATGAACTGGCCGAGGTGGATCCAACAGCCATTGTCCCCGAGGAAGAGGCAGCAGAGGATTCCAGCAAGAAGCCCGACTCTCCAGgtcgcggcggcggcggcggaggaggaggaggaggcaacagaCGTGGCGGCTTCCGGAACCGATTCCGTAATCGCCCATCCGTGGCGCAGAAGCCGGTCAAGAAGCAGAGGGTCACTACACCGGCTCCTGCCGTCCGTCGGGGGGGCATCTCCCTCTTCAACCGCAGGAACAGGAAGCGCGGCGAACAGACCACTGAGGCACCTGTCGAACTAGACGAGGCCGACCCTACTGTCGCAGAAGCCGACGCCGATGCAGCATTCCCCG ATGAATTCCAAGCTGAGGGAGAGGCCCAGGCACCAGCGGTGGAGGAGGCGCCCCTTGATGCAGAGAGCCCCCAGGAAGAGGCCGCCGAGGCCCCAGCGGAGACGGGCCCCAAGGCCAAGCGTCGCAACAGGTTCTCCTTCTTATCCAGGCGACGCAACCGGAGCTAG
- the LOC139763242 gene encoding uncharacterized protein isoform X3, with protein MMMMMRCLLMLVALAACGAQQQQDRRRLLFSTRNRSNLLSRRTTTTTAGPDDGVAPSTTASPPSQDDQKPSRGRHSFRRPGIRFGLRPGSGKGKAEEEKAEAVEPKVEETVVVNEPQPGQEYLAFVAAENASDRTPVDKPEPEILTKPITGQEFVAFKASDPSVEGAALTAEEEGTTLHTSQGEFPEAHPPADVGEGAPETPQVGHHTLESEIGSILLTPDETLPLLGGGEEEAAPATEASDADYDYVTETDAAAHPEEEGVTVAPEGMEKVTQEELGVETLMSLLSSLATKEVEGEGMPMEHHLDFLVGPDNETLLEGLGHEFEHLLDFEHHLEGEFYSDAIHANETESAAEPEAAAEPEPAAEPEPAAEPEPAAEPEPTQDSEHESVHEETTEAIEDATEVPAEAEVAVEATGAEEPNIEILNPGEKDQKNPPVNDLYGKYFDESDLDFGKGSSDQEKLLFPSETEQKTRSKIEIKEVNGQLYEYEYIYYYDDEYPLYDDQYTSVVDTDPALPELPEIPDTTLTTTTSTTTTTTTTPRPTTPSTTTTTTTTTEPSSSSSRTRGSSRSRSGSKSRSRTEESSAGHESSRSSHSSRTRGRHTQVEPQEENVIEESVRASARGRTFDSSRSSSRGRGSSRGRENFINGAAHGVTVEDEKLPGQTRFPPRTTGVTTPTPSHSREPLFEESARVGIDEQKQVPLIPDVTGAHGSRGDQSRGGRVLSAEVAAPELEEELTTDEPPTTTMSPTSISIASLYALSRVADAEDANETTTQVPEAYDYPTEIPLEYQDLYYDYYDENTTHDPSNLTEPVTEAGEPQAEPEPEPTTEEPTTSTTTSSSTTTTTTTTTTTTTTTEPTTTTTTTTTTAKPSGRNRFDRPRGPSRFAGRTSNRSRFQPQSSSTTEAPEEESNPRSSLTRPGTRFSNRNRFGSNRFRPHAGKDVEPAVRDSQATDVEAEAPGQDETIHRSTGGFRTRFSKPRVSSLRTRTNAKPEKVTEAPAPKTPAARPKPSFPRRGGFHSRVRGRGTTAAAEASTEPTVEDPVETPIGFGLSEAEGEAAVTTDGRTTLSTAAPTSPTASRGRRPLNRHRFGGLTRGRGSRPSANTNTEETPEETPSEDPKETRAEPSTPRRSSLLNRGRPKPSFGIRFRNRSNPRLRGNAQTEAPEEKSDAPVEDAHLAEGDEGQAGEEQPQDELAEVDPTAIVPEEEAAEDSSKKPDSPGRGGGGGGGGGGNRRGGFRNRFRNRPSVAQKPVKKQRVTTPAPAVRRGGISLFNRRNRKRGEQTTEAPVELDEADPTVAEADADAAFPAEGEAQAPAVEEAPLDAESPQEEAAEAPAETGPKAKRRNRFSFLSRRRNRS; from the exons GTGCTTGCTCATGCTGGTGGCTCTGGCCGCATGCGGCGCCCAGCAGCAGCAAGACCGACGCCGCCTCCTCTTCAGCACCCGCAACCGGTCGAACCTCCTATCCCGccgcaccacgaccaccacagctgGCCCAGACGACGGcgtcgccccctccaccaccgcctccccgCCTTCCCAGGATGACCAGAAACCCTCCAGAGGTCGACACTCCTTCCGCAGGCCTGGCATAAGGTTCGGCCTTCGTCCAGGCTCAGGGAAGGGTAAGGCCGAAGAGGAGAAAGCCGAGGCCGTGGAGCCCAAGGTGGAGGAGACGGTCGTAGTCAACGAACCGCAGCCAGGCCAGGAGTACTTGGCCTTCGTCGCCGCCGAGAACGCCTCCGACAGGACCCCGGTCGACAAGCCAGAACCTGAGATCCTCACCAAACCCATCACCGGGCAGGAGTTTGTGGCGTTCAAGGCTTCCGATCCCTCCGTTGAGGGCGCTGCCCTCACGGCCGAGGAGGAGGGCACTACCCTCCACACGAGTCAGGGTGAGTTCCCAGAGGCACACCCTCCTGCGGATGTGGGAGAGGGCGCTCCTGAGACACCACAGGTAGGCCACCACACCTTGGAATCCGAGATTGGTAGCATCCTCCTCACCCCGGACGAAACACTGCCCctcctgggaggaggagaagaagaggcagCGCCGGCGACCGAAGCATCAGACGCCGACTACGATTACGTGACTGAAACGGACGCGGCGGCACACCCCGAGGAAGAAGGGGTCACCGTGGCACCCGAGGGCATGGAGAAGGTGACGCAGGAAGAGCTGGGGGTAGAGACCCTCATGTCTCTCTTGAGCAGCCTCGCTACCAAGGAAGTCGAGGGTGAGGGCATGCCCATGGAGCACCACCTGGATTTCCTGGTGGGACCTGACAATGAAACTCTGCTGGAAGGACTCGGACATGAGTTCGAACACCTCCTTGACTTCGAACACCACCTGGAGGGTGAGTTCTACTCCGACGCCATTCACGCAAACGAGACTGAGTCCGCCGCAGAACCTGAAGCTGCCGCAGAACCCGAACCTGCCGCTGAACCCGAACCTGCCGCAGAACCCGAACCTGCCGCAGAACCCGAACCCACCCAGGACTCTGAGCATGAATCTGTACACGAGGAGACCACCGAGGCCATAGAGGACGCCACGGAAGTCCCAGCCGAGGCTGAGGTTGCCGTGGAGGCTACCGGAGCGGAAGAACCCAACATAGAGATCCTCAATCCAGGCGAGAAGGACCAGAAGAACCCGCCTGTGAACGACCTCTACGGAAAGTACTTCGATGAGAGTGACCTGGACTTCGGGAAGGGTTCCAGCGACCAAGAGAAGCTCCTCTTCCCATCTGAGACGGAGCAGAAAACCAGAAGTAAGATTGAGATCAAGGAAGTCAATGGACAGCTGTACGAATACGAGTACATCTACTACTACGACGACGAATACCCTCTCTACGACGACCAGTACACCTCAGTCGTGGACACAGACCCTGCCCTGCCTGAGCTTCCTGAAATTcccgacaccaccctcaccacaacaacgagcaccaccaccaccaccacaacaacaccccgtcccaccacaccttccaccaccaccaccactaccacgacgaCTGAGCCCTCAAGTAGCTCCAGCAGGACCCGGGGAAGCAGCAGGTCACGAAGCGGCAGCAAGAGCAGAAGCAGGACGGAGGAGAGCAGTGCAGGACACGAGAGCAGCAGGTCTTCCCACAGCAGTAGGACGAGAGGCCGGCACACCCAGGTGGAGCCGCAGGAGGAGAACGTGATCGAGGAATCCGTGAGGGCTTCCGCGCGAGGTAGGACCTTCGATTCTAGCCGGAGCTCGTCCCGAGGAAGAGGCAGCTCCCGCGGCCGCGAGAACTTCATCAACGGCGCCGCCCACGGCGTCACGGTCGAGGACGAGAAGCTTCCTGGCCAAACCCGCTTCCCCCCGCGCACCACAGGCGTCACCACTCCAACGCCCTCGCACTCCCGCGAGCCGCTCTTCGAGGAGTCCGCCCGCGTGGGAATCGACGAGCAGAAACAGGTGCCCCTCATTCCCGATGTTACGGGCGCTCACGGCTCCCGCGGAGACCAGAGCAGAGGCGGCCGCGTGCTGAGCGCCGAGGTCGCCGCGCCGGAACTGGAGGAGGAACTGACCACCGACgaaccgcccaccaccaccatgtctcCCACCTCGATCTCCATCGCCAGCCTGTACGCCCTCTCCCGCGTTGCCGATGCCGAGGACGCGAACGAGACCACCACGCAGGTGCCCGAGGCCTACGATTATCCCACGGAAATTCCGCTGGAATACCAGGACTTGTATTACGATTATTATGACGAGAacaccacacacgacccctcCAACCTCACCGAACCTGTCACCGAGGCAGGCGAGCCCCAGGCTGAACCCGAACCCGAACCCACTACGGAGGAGCcgactacctctaccaccacctcctcctcgacaaccacgactactaccactaccaccaccaccactaccaccacagagcccaccactactactaccactacaaccaccaccgccaAGCCATCGGGTCGCAATCGGTTCGACAGACCTCGCGGTCCCTCACGGTTTGCTGGGCGCACCAGTAACAGGAGCCGATTCCAACCACAGAGCTCGTCGACCACAGAAGCGCCTGAAGAGGAATCGAACCCCCGGTCAAGTCTCACCAGGCCCGGAACCCGTTTCAGCAACAGGAATCGTTTCGGAAGCAACCGATTCAGGCCCCATGCGGGGAAGGACGTCGAGCCAGCAGTGAGGGACAGTCAGGCGACAGATGTAGAAGCAGAGGCCCCTGGTCAGGATGAAACCATCCACAGGAGCACTGGCGGCTTCAGGACCAGGTTTAGCAAGCCTCGTGTATCCTCCCTAAGAACTCGAACGAACGCAAAGCCCGAGAAAGTGACCGAAGCGCCGGCGCCGAAGACGCCAGCGGCGCGACCCAAGCCCAGCTTCCCCCGAAGAGGCGGTTTCCACAGTAGGGTCAGAGGCCGCGGGACCACGGCAGCAGCGGAAGCCAGCACCGAACCCACTGTAGAGGATCCTGTCGAAACTCCTATAGGATTTGGACTGAGTGAGGCCGAGGGTGAAGCAGCGGTGACTACGGATGGCCGTACGACGCTGAGCACCGCCGCCCCGACGAGCCCCACGGCGTCGCGTGGCCGAAGGCCCTTGAACAGACACCGGTTCGGAGGCCTGACGAGAGGGAGAGGTTCACGCCCATCCGCCAACACCAATACAGAGGAAACTCCTGAAGAGACCCCTAGTGAGGACCCTAAGGAGACCCGTGCCGAACCCTCCACTCCGAGACGTTCGTCTCTCCTGAATCGAGGTCGCCCTAAACCTTCCTTCGGCATACGCTTCAGGAACCGCTCCAACCCAAGACTTCGCGGGAACGCTCAGACTGAAGCGCCTGAAGAGAAATCGGACGCCCCCGTTGAAGACGCCCATTTGGCGGAAGgcgacgagggtcaggctggagaggaacaGCCACAAGATGAACTGGCCGAGGTGGATCCAACAGCCATTGTCCCCGAGGAAGAGGCAGCAGAGGATTCCAGCAAGAAGCCCGACTCTCCAGgtcgcggcggcggcggcggaggaggaggaggaggcaacagaCGTGGCGGCTTCCGGAACCGATTCCGTAATCGCCCATCCGTGGCGCAGAAGCCGGTCAAGAAGCAGAGGGTCACTACACCGGCTCCTGCCGTCCGTCGGGGGGGCATCTCCCTCTTCAACCGCAGGAACAGGAAGCGCGGCGAACAGACCACTGAGGCACCTGTCGAACTAGACGAGGCCGACCCTACTGTCGCAGAAGCCGACGCCGATGCAGCATTCCCCG CTGAGGGAGAGGCCCAGGCACCAGCGGTGGAGGAGGCGCCCCTTGATGCAGAGAGCCCCCAGGAAGAGGCCGCCGAGGCCCCAGCGGAGACGGGCCCCAAGGCCAAGCGTCGCAACAGGTTCTCCTTCTTATCCAGGCGACGCAACCGGAGCTAG